A window of Candidatus Nealsonbacteria bacterium genomic DNA:
TATCCCTAAGGCTCTCCAGAAATATTTGAAGTTCAATAAGATTGGGAGATGACAGAAAAAAAACTCTTAATCAATGATTTGGAAGCTAATTATAAAATATCTGGCGAAGGCCAGTTAGTTTTAATTTTACACGGCTGGGGAGGATCTTCTGTGTCCTGGCTTTTAGTTCAAAAAATATTAACTGAAAAAGGATTTAAAGTGATTATTCCCGATTTCCCGGGTTTTGGTAAAAGCACAACTCCTCAAAAACCCTGGACAGTAGATGATTATGTTCGGTGGTTTAAAGATTTTATTGAAGAGATGAAAATTAGAGAACCTTTTTTCTTGTTGGGCCATTCTTTTGGAGGAAGAGTAGCAATAAAATTTGCTGTGGATTACCAAGAAAAAATAAAGTCTTTGATTTTATGTTCTTCAGCCGGTATCAAACCAGATAAAAATTTTAAAATTAAAATGTTCTATTTTTTCGGTCGAGTAGGGGATTATTTATTTTCTAAAGGGCCTTTTCTGAAATTTAAAGACAGAGCCAGAGATGCTTTTTATCAAATCATTCGCCAAAAAGATTATCTTAAAGTTAAGGGAACTATGAGAGAAACCATTAAAAAAATTCTAGCTGAAGACCTTTTTGGCTATCTTGCTCAAATTAAAACTAAAACCTTAATTCTTTGGGGCAAAACAGACAAAATAGTGCCTGTAAAATATGCTTATATTATGAAAGAAAAAATTTCTAATTCGAAGTTGATCATTTTACCTAAGATTGGCCACAGTCCTCATTTAGAAACCCCGGAAAAATTTACTAAGGAAATTTTACAGTTTATTAAATTCTAATCAGACATGTCATTCAATATTTTTCATATTTTAGCGATCTTTTGGCTGATTCGTACTGTCAAAATTATTCTCTTTTATCTTTATCTTTGGCAGCTGAAAGAATATCACATTGGCAGATTTTTCGATCACTTCCGAACCGAGAAAGGAAAGAAGACTCTTTTTCATAAATTGAATTTTTCGAAAATTCTCCTTCTTTTCTATTTTCTTTCTTTTCCTTATTTCCTGATTTATCTAACCAATTTTCCTTCGTTGAATCTTATTCCTTTTATTTCCCCTAAAATTATTTTTTTAGTTTTATATTATCTTTTCCCCTTTTTACTTCTAGTTCTTTATCTTTTCGAAGGACTAAGAACTTTTTTAGATTTTGCTAAAAAGAGAATAAAAATTCCCGTTATAACGAAAAAGATGATTTTTCTGATATTTTCTGTAATAATTTTCGAAGTCGGTGTAATTTTCTCTCTTCTTTATTTCGAGAAAGATTTAAATTTTTTCGTTTTCTGGTTATTAATTTTTGACCTATCTTTACCTTTAATTATTACAGTAATTGTCTTAATTTTTCAGCCCTTTGCAGTCCTTTCAAAATGTCTAATTATCAGAAAGGCAAAAAGAAAAAGAGAGATCTTTAAAAATCTTCTGGTGATCGGTATTACTGGTAGCTATGGCAAAACTTCGACTAAAGAATTTTTATATACAATTTTGTCTCGAAAATTCAATGTTTTAAAAACAAAAGAGCACCAAAATTCAGAAATTGGAATTTCCCAATGTATTTTAAAAGATTTGAAGCCCGAGCACGAGATTTTTATTGTTGAGATGGGAGCCTATGGCCGGGGAGGAATTAAATTACTTTGTGATATTGTCAAACCAAAAATTGGAATTTTAACCGGAATAAATGAACAGCACCTTGCCCTTTTCGGTTCTCAAAAAAATATAATTAGAGCAAAATATGAATTAATTGAGGCTTTGCCCGACAATGGTTTAGCAATTTTTAATGGAGACAATAAATACTGCTTAGACCTTTATAATAAGACGGAGAAACCAAAGAAAATTTCCAGTTCTCGGCCAAAACCATCTAATTTTATCCCCGGTATCTGGGCAGAAAATGTTATTGTTCAAAGAAATTATGTCTTTTTTAAAGCTTGTACCCCAGAGGAATGTATCAACCTTAAGGTATATTTATCTGGAGACCATTTTATATCTAATTTATTAGCTACAATTTATGTAGCTCAAGAGTTGGGGATGAAGACTGAAAAAATTGTCGAAGGTTGTTTTAAAATTGAACCAGCCAAGA
This region includes:
- a CDS encoding alpha/beta hydrolase, with protein sequence MTEKKLLINDLEANYKISGEGQLVLILHGWGGSSVSWLLVQKILTEKGFKVIIPDFPGFGKSTTPQKPWTVDDYVRWFKDFIEEMKIREPFFLLGHSFGGRVAIKFAVDYQEKIKSLILCSSAGIKPDKNFKIKMFYFFGRVGDYLFSKGPFLKFKDRARDAFYQIIRQKDYLKVKGTMRETIKKILAEDLFGYLAQIKTKTLILWGKTDKIVPVKYAYIMKEKISNSKLIILPKIGHSPHLETPEKFTKEILQFIKF
- a CDS encoding UDP-N-acetylmuramoyl-tripeptide--D-alanyl-D-alanine ligase, encoding MSFNIFHILAIFWLIRTVKIILFYLYLWQLKEYHIGRFFDHFRTEKGKKTLFHKLNFSKILLLFYFLSFPYFLIYLTNFPSLNLIPFISPKIIFLVLYYLFPFLLLVLYLFEGLRTFLDFAKKRIKIPVITKKMIFLIFSVIIFEVGVIFSLLYFEKDLNFFVFWLLIFDLSLPLIITVIVLIFQPFAVLSKCLIIRKAKRKREIFKNLLVIGITGSYGKTSTKEFLYTILSRKFNVLKTKEHQNSEIGISQCILKDLKPEHEIFIVEMGAYGRGGIKLLCDIVKPKIGILTGINEQHLALFGSQKNIIRAKYELIEALPDNGLAIFNGDNKYCLDLYNKTEKPKKISSSRPKPSNFIPGIWAENVIVQRNYVFFKACTPEECINLKVYLSGDHFISNLLATIYVAQELGMKTEKIVEGCFKIEPAKNTMNLFKGINGLIIIDDSYSANPEGVIAALDYLKVYGGRKMIIMPCLIELGRTAKEMHKKIGEKIGETCDAVIVTTKDYFREIGEGFLEKGKKEENVLFSEDPKEIFEIIKKFWGPGDIVLLEGRVPKKLIDFLVNSK